One part of the Magallana gigas chromosome 5, xbMagGiga1.1, whole genome shotgun sequence genome encodes these proteins:
- the LOC105338930 gene encoding rho family-interacting cell polarization regulator 2 isoform X2 yields MDYNSPFVKQNRLQIFKGVKRSVTFSMGQNVPNKPVVKRREKKEDKKVARHYSFLGIGRPKVPVTRKDPFQLDNHVQLEHVRYNSKSTPVLRSHSFGGSLAMKAHHDVQHTPSGAPVLGETLRARGHWTLHKNSPTSKSSTSLSFKKSPKMPKVPRPNRTLLMFNSVKIGIRDFIQATRDDIEALHSRTVDQTTTSQQIKSAERYLKRLEFHLAKIEELHDNYIVQQQMREGTRTLQRAFIVSPHRKKDSMERVRYGLKECSQTMCSIEAQLEAMMGTFSCKLKGMAGFARLCPGDVFEIVVKHGHQKWKSKGRIEKNGTQRWDHPDFKFKAVIGDVFNIKGIELRMLKSVTLGQKKCETKELFSANPQLMTVSINTNGSLKLSVIIIWNPLDGVEETMPYFDVPLRQPSTPRRRPVSVMALNGELSQSDFLGAERRYSNPISMTQTKDDNFILRASAPPSVHPSPPHYGHHLSSQSNAMYLPSGASPQFRNAHSPPVTSRFVDPRQQIPQRYTVSQPNLNSGAGTSPTPSRITHFLSSGSSDTYGNMHFNVAMGHGITLTKDEPVHIEDALNSLSASLEDYHGQYRELEKLEDVVVVLEQVLRKESRCSSRSGSICVSVRDALGAFDFLDTEETEEGGETNQESTIFDHVMSSPESTAKTADSGIESLAKRLSEDVNLGSSEGSSPLPPSTGNEQVDQALVFHLVYCERLLESLGSFGPLKCREIYALDRLQKQADIIEHLIKISQSSELDLHAIMTELSEDKSLREFWVRCTDTNVLYIHPEKLVTAFEQKYGAQLQSKYSRDPKKVLRHLVMRILDVPSYDPEKVKATCVVTLHQFLQYFKDEGGLQNVDAVAAELQLIERLCSGKSESIIKCVMSLKDMLPPSPCLKVMGALLVSGSNDVAKTIESFLETLAKKKELRDKALLVFVEGLEDKTPEIRAGACEALGKLEALESIDRLSYLCQTDTSTVVRVRSKQALFSFGEVGRQAFEEIQLSTHGFQGLQVRK; encoded by the exons TTCCAGTGACCAGAAAAGATCCCTTCCAGTTGGATAACCATGTTCAATTGGAGCACGTCAGATATAACAGCAAGTCTACCCCTGTCCTGAGAAGTCACTCGTTTGGGGGCAGTCTAGCCATGAAGGCCCACCATGACGTCCAGCACACCCCTTCAGGGGCCCCAGTTCTGGGGGAGACACTCCGGGCCCGGGGACATTGGACCCTCCATAAAAACTCCCCCACCTCTAAGTCCAGCACTAGCCTCAGTTTCAAGAAGTCCCCAAAGATGCCgaaagtcccaaggcccaataGAACCCTTCTGATGTTTAATAGCGTCAAAATTGGAATTAG AGATTTTATCCAGGCCACTAGGGACGATATTGAGGCTCTACATTCCAGGACTGTTGACCAAACTACCACCTCACAA CAAATTAAATCTGCTGAGAGATACCTAAAGAGATTAGAATTTCATCTGGCAAAG ATTGAGGAACTCCATGACAATTATATTGTACAGCAACAAATGAGAGAAG gtaCTAGAACCTTGCAGCGAGCCTTCATAGTATCTCCCCATCGCAAGAAAGACTCGATGGAGAGAGTTCGATACGGACTGAAGGAATGCTCACAG ACAATGTGTTCCATTGAGGCACAGCTGGAGGCTATGATGGGAACTTTCTCATGTAAACTAAAAG GAATGGCTGGATTTGCCAGATTGTGTCCAGGAGATGTGTTTGAAATTGTTGTCAAACATGGCCACCAGAAGTGGAAATCTAAAGGCCGTATAGAAAAGAATGGAACCCAGAGGTGGGACCATCCGGATTTCAAATTCAAGGCAGTCATTGGAGATGTTTTTAACATTAAg GGCATTGAGCTTAGGATGCTGAAGTCGGTGACTCTGGGGCAGAAAAAGTGTGAGACCAAGGAGTTGTTCTCGGCCAACCCCCAGCTGATGACCGTCAGCATCAACACCAACGGCTCCCTCAAACTCAGTGTCATCATCATATGGAA TCCTCTGGATGGGGTGGAGGAGACTATGCCATACTTCGATGTCCCCCTCCGACAGCCCAGCACCCCCAGGAGGCGACCAGTGTCAGTAATGGCTCTCAATGGAGAACTG AGCCAGAGTGATTTTCTGGGAGCAGAGAGAAGATACTCCAATCCCATCAGTATGACACAAACAAAAGACGATAATTTCATTCTGAGAGCCTCGGCTCCCCCCAGTGTACACCCTTCACCTCCTCACTATGGACACCATTTATCCAGCCAATCAAACGCCATGTACTTGCCCAGCGGTGCTTCCCCCCAGTTCAGGAACGCTCACTCTCCCCCAGTGACGTCAAGATTTGTGGATCCTCGTCAACAGATACCTCAGAGATATACTGTGTCACAACCAAACTTGAACTCAGGGGCAGGGACTTCCCCCACCCCTAGCAGAATTACACACTTTCTGTCCAGTGGTTCTAGCGATACTTATGGAAATATGCACTTTAATGTGGCCATGGGACATGGCATAACCTTGACTAAGGACGAGCCTGTGCACATTGAGGATGCATTGAACAGTTTAAGTGCTAGTCTTGAGGATTATCACGGACAGTACCGAGAACTAGAGAAGTTGGAGGATGTGGTGGTCGTGTTGGAGCAGGTTCTAAGA AAGGAATCTAGATGTAGCTCTCGGTCAGGCAGTATATGTGTGTCTGTTCGGGATGCCCTCGGTGCTTTTGATTTCTTGGATACCGAGGAGACAGAAGAAGGAGGGGAGACAAATCA AGAATCTACAATTTTCGACCATGTGATGTCAAGTCCTGAATCAACGGCTAAGACTGCTGATTCTGGCATTGAATCACTGGCTAAGCGGTTGTCAGAGGATGTCAATCTAGGATCCAGTGAGGGTTCAAGTCCTCTTCCCCCCAGCACTGGAAACGAACAGGTGGATCAGGCTCTGGTGTTCCACTTGGTGTACTGTGAACGGCTGCTGGag AGTTTAGGAAGTTTTGGACCATTAAAATGCAGAGAAATTTATGCACTAGACAGACTACAAAAACAAGCAGATATTATTGAACACCTTATAAAGATTTCACAGTCCTCAGAATTGGATCTCCATGCCA TAATGACAGAGCTGAGTGAGGACAAGAGTTTACGGGAGTTCTGGGTGAGATGTACAGACACCAATGTCCTCTACATACACCCAGAGAAACTTGTCACTGCCTTTGAACAAAAGTATGGAGCTCAGCTACAGAGTAAATACAGCAGGGATCCAAAGAaag ttttaagACACCTGGTGATGAGAATTCTAGATGTCCCAAGCTATGATCCCGAAAAGGTCAAGGCTACCTGCGTGGTCACACTTCACCAATTCCTGCAGTATTTCAAGGACGAGGGAGGCTTACAGAATGTAGATGCAGTAGCAGCTGAAT TGCAATTGATAGAAAGGCTGTGTTCCGGGAAATCTGAGAGTATAATCAAATGTGTGATGTCCCTGAAAGACATGctacccccctccccctgcCTCAAGGTGATGGGGGCTCTCCTGGTCAGTGGCAGCAATGATGTAGCCAAGACGATTG agTCCTTTTTAGAAACTCTCGCAAAAAAGAAAGAACTTCGGGATAAG GCTCTGCTAGTGTTTGTTGAGGGACTAGAAGACAAGACCCCTGAGATAAGGGCAGGTGCTTGTGAGGCACTGGGCAAGTTAGAG GCATTGGAGAGCATCGACAGACTGTCCTATCTTTGCCAGACTGATACCTCAACTGTTGTTAGGGTCAGGTCAAAGCAAGCCCTCTTCTCTTTCG GTGAAGTTGGTAGACAAGCATTTGAGGAGATTCAACTATCTACCCATGGTTTCCAAGGACTTCAGGTCAGGAAGTAG
- the LOC105338930 gene encoding rho family-interacting cell polarization regulator 2 isoform X5: MKAHHDVQHTPSGAPVLGETLRARGHWTLHKNSPTSKSSTSLSFKKSPKMPKVPRPNRTLLMFNSVKIGIRDFIQATRDDIEALHSRTVDQTTTSQRRLLETDKQIKSAERYLKRLEFHLAKIEELHDNYIVQQQMREGTRTLQRAFIVSPHRKKDSMERVRYGLKECSQTMCSIEAQLEAMMGTFSCKLKGMAGFARLCPGDVFEIVVKHGHQKWKSKGRIEKNGTQRWDHPDFKFKAVIGDVFNIKGIELRMLKSVTLGQKKCETKELFSANPQLMTVSINTNGSLKLSVIIIWNPLDGVEETMPYFDVPLRQPSTPRRRPVSVMALNGELSQSDFLGAERRYSNPISMTQTKDDNFILRASAPPSVHPSPPHYGHHLSSQSNAMYLPSGASPQFRNAHSPPVTSRFVDPRQQIPQRYTVSQPNLNSGAGTSPTPSRITHFLSSGSSDTYGNMHFNVAMGHGITLTKDEPVHIEDALNSLSASLEDYHGQYRELEKLEDVVVVLEQVLRKESRCSSRSGSICVSVRDALGAFDFLDTEETEEGGETNQESTIFDHVMSSPESTAKTADSGIESLAKRLSEDVNLGSSEGSSPLPPSTGNEQVDQALVFHLVYCERLLESLGSFGPLKCREIYALDRLQKQADIIEHLIKISQSSELDLHAIMTELSEDKSLREFWVRCTDTNVLYIHPEKLVTAFEQKYGAQLQSKYSRDPKKVLRHLVMRILDVPSYDPEKVKATCVVTLHQFLQYFKDEGGLQNVDAVAAELQLIERLCSGKSESIIKCVMSLKDMLPPSPCLKVMGALLVSGSNDVAKTIESFLETLAKKKELRDKALLVFVEGLEDKTPEIRAGACEALGKLEALESIDRLSYLCQTDTSTVVRVRSKQALFSFGEVGRQAFEEIQLSTHGFQGLQVRK, translated from the exons ATGAAGGCCCACCATGACGTCCAGCACACCCCTTCAGGGGCCCCAGTTCTGGGGGAGACACTCCGGGCCCGGGGACATTGGACCCTCCATAAAAACTCCCCCACCTCTAAGTCCAGCACTAGCCTCAGTTTCAAGAAGTCCCCAAAGATGCCgaaagtcccaaggcccaataGAACCCTTCTGATGTTTAATAGCGTCAAAATTGGAATTAG AGATTTTATCCAGGCCACTAGGGACGATATTGAGGCTCTACATTCCAGGACTGTTGACCAAACTACCACCTCACAA AGAAGATTGCTGGAAACAGACAAG CAAATTAAATCTGCTGAGAGATACCTAAAGAGATTAGAATTTCATCTGGCAAAG ATTGAGGAACTCCATGACAATTATATTGTACAGCAACAAATGAGAGAAG gtaCTAGAACCTTGCAGCGAGCCTTCATAGTATCTCCCCATCGCAAGAAAGACTCGATGGAGAGAGTTCGATACGGACTGAAGGAATGCTCACAG ACAATGTGTTCCATTGAGGCACAGCTGGAGGCTATGATGGGAACTTTCTCATGTAAACTAAAAG GAATGGCTGGATTTGCCAGATTGTGTCCAGGAGATGTGTTTGAAATTGTTGTCAAACATGGCCACCAGAAGTGGAAATCTAAAGGCCGTATAGAAAAGAATGGAACCCAGAGGTGGGACCATCCGGATTTCAAATTCAAGGCAGTCATTGGAGATGTTTTTAACATTAAg GGCATTGAGCTTAGGATGCTGAAGTCGGTGACTCTGGGGCAGAAAAAGTGTGAGACCAAGGAGTTGTTCTCGGCCAACCCCCAGCTGATGACCGTCAGCATCAACACCAACGGCTCCCTCAAACTCAGTGTCATCATCATATGGAA TCCTCTGGATGGGGTGGAGGAGACTATGCCATACTTCGATGTCCCCCTCCGACAGCCCAGCACCCCCAGGAGGCGACCAGTGTCAGTAATGGCTCTCAATGGAGAACTG AGCCAGAGTGATTTTCTGGGAGCAGAGAGAAGATACTCCAATCCCATCAGTATGACACAAACAAAAGACGATAATTTCATTCTGAGAGCCTCGGCTCCCCCCAGTGTACACCCTTCACCTCCTCACTATGGACACCATTTATCCAGCCAATCAAACGCCATGTACTTGCCCAGCGGTGCTTCCCCCCAGTTCAGGAACGCTCACTCTCCCCCAGTGACGTCAAGATTTGTGGATCCTCGTCAACAGATACCTCAGAGATATACTGTGTCACAACCAAACTTGAACTCAGGGGCAGGGACTTCCCCCACCCCTAGCAGAATTACACACTTTCTGTCCAGTGGTTCTAGCGATACTTATGGAAATATGCACTTTAATGTGGCCATGGGACATGGCATAACCTTGACTAAGGACGAGCCTGTGCACATTGAGGATGCATTGAACAGTTTAAGTGCTAGTCTTGAGGATTATCACGGACAGTACCGAGAACTAGAGAAGTTGGAGGATGTGGTGGTCGTGTTGGAGCAGGTTCTAAGA AAGGAATCTAGATGTAGCTCTCGGTCAGGCAGTATATGTGTGTCTGTTCGGGATGCCCTCGGTGCTTTTGATTTCTTGGATACCGAGGAGACAGAAGAAGGAGGGGAGACAAATCA AGAATCTACAATTTTCGACCATGTGATGTCAAGTCCTGAATCAACGGCTAAGACTGCTGATTCTGGCATTGAATCACTGGCTAAGCGGTTGTCAGAGGATGTCAATCTAGGATCCAGTGAGGGTTCAAGTCCTCTTCCCCCCAGCACTGGAAACGAACAGGTGGATCAGGCTCTGGTGTTCCACTTGGTGTACTGTGAACGGCTGCTGGag AGTTTAGGAAGTTTTGGACCATTAAAATGCAGAGAAATTTATGCACTAGACAGACTACAAAAACAAGCAGATATTATTGAACACCTTATAAAGATTTCACAGTCCTCAGAATTGGATCTCCATGCCA TAATGACAGAGCTGAGTGAGGACAAGAGTTTACGGGAGTTCTGGGTGAGATGTACAGACACCAATGTCCTCTACATACACCCAGAGAAACTTGTCACTGCCTTTGAACAAAAGTATGGAGCTCAGCTACAGAGTAAATACAGCAGGGATCCAAAGAaag ttttaagACACCTGGTGATGAGAATTCTAGATGTCCCAAGCTATGATCCCGAAAAGGTCAAGGCTACCTGCGTGGTCACACTTCACCAATTCCTGCAGTATTTCAAGGACGAGGGAGGCTTACAGAATGTAGATGCAGTAGCAGCTGAAT TGCAATTGATAGAAAGGCTGTGTTCCGGGAAATCTGAGAGTATAATCAAATGTGTGATGTCCCTGAAAGACATGctacccccctccccctgcCTCAAGGTGATGGGGGCTCTCCTGGTCAGTGGCAGCAATGATGTAGCCAAGACGATTG agTCCTTTTTAGAAACTCTCGCAAAAAAGAAAGAACTTCGGGATAAG GCTCTGCTAGTGTTTGTTGAGGGACTAGAAGACAAGACCCCTGAGATAAGGGCAGGTGCTTGTGAGGCACTGGGCAAGTTAGAG GCATTGGAGAGCATCGACAGACTGTCCTATCTTTGCCAGACTGATACCTCAACTGTTGTTAGGGTCAGGTCAAAGCAAGCCCTCTTCTCTTTCG GTGAAGTTGGTAGACAAGCATTTGAGGAGATTCAACTATCTACCCATGGTTTCCAAGGACTTCAGGTCAGGAAGTAG
- the LOC105338930 gene encoding rho family-interacting cell polarization regulator 2 isoform X6, translating to MKAHHDVQHTPSGAPVLGETLRARGHWTLHKNSPTSKSSTSLSFKKSPKMPKVPRPNRTLLMFNSVKIGIRDFIQATRDDIEALHSRTVDQTTTSQQIKSAERYLKRLEFHLAKIEELHDNYIVQQQMREGTRTLQRAFIVSPHRKKDSMERVRYGLKECSQTMCSIEAQLEAMMGTFSCKLKGMAGFARLCPGDVFEIVVKHGHQKWKSKGRIEKNGTQRWDHPDFKFKAVIGDVFNIKGIELRMLKSVTLGQKKCETKELFSANPQLMTVSINTNGSLKLSVIIIWNPLDGVEETMPYFDVPLRQPSTPRRRPVSVMALNGELSQSDFLGAERRYSNPISMTQTKDDNFILRASAPPSVHPSPPHYGHHLSSQSNAMYLPSGASPQFRNAHSPPVTSRFVDPRQQIPQRYTVSQPNLNSGAGTSPTPSRITHFLSSGSSDTYGNMHFNVAMGHGITLTKDEPVHIEDALNSLSASLEDYHGQYRELEKLEDVVVVLEQVLRKESRCSSRSGSICVSVRDALGAFDFLDTEETEEGGETNQESTIFDHVMSSPESTAKTADSGIESLAKRLSEDVNLGSSEGSSPLPPSTGNEQVDQALVFHLVYCERLLESLGSFGPLKCREIYALDRLQKQADIIEHLIKISQSSELDLHAIMTELSEDKSLREFWVRCTDTNVLYIHPEKLVTAFEQKYGAQLQSKYSRDPKKVLRHLVMRILDVPSYDPEKVKATCVVTLHQFLQYFKDEGGLQNVDAVAAELQLIERLCSGKSESIIKCVMSLKDMLPPSPCLKVMGALLVSGSNDVAKTIESFLETLAKKKELRDKALLVFVEGLEDKTPEIRAGACEALGKLEALESIDRLSYLCQTDTSTVVRVRSKQALFSFGEVGRQAFEEIQLSTHGFQGLQVRK from the exons ATGAAGGCCCACCATGACGTCCAGCACACCCCTTCAGGGGCCCCAGTTCTGGGGGAGACACTCCGGGCCCGGGGACATTGGACCCTCCATAAAAACTCCCCCACCTCTAAGTCCAGCACTAGCCTCAGTTTCAAGAAGTCCCCAAAGATGCCgaaagtcccaaggcccaataGAACCCTTCTGATGTTTAATAGCGTCAAAATTGGAATTAG AGATTTTATCCAGGCCACTAGGGACGATATTGAGGCTCTACATTCCAGGACTGTTGACCAAACTACCACCTCACAA CAAATTAAATCTGCTGAGAGATACCTAAAGAGATTAGAATTTCATCTGGCAAAG ATTGAGGAACTCCATGACAATTATATTGTACAGCAACAAATGAGAGAAG gtaCTAGAACCTTGCAGCGAGCCTTCATAGTATCTCCCCATCGCAAGAAAGACTCGATGGAGAGAGTTCGATACGGACTGAAGGAATGCTCACAG ACAATGTGTTCCATTGAGGCACAGCTGGAGGCTATGATGGGAACTTTCTCATGTAAACTAAAAG GAATGGCTGGATTTGCCAGATTGTGTCCAGGAGATGTGTTTGAAATTGTTGTCAAACATGGCCACCAGAAGTGGAAATCTAAAGGCCGTATAGAAAAGAATGGAACCCAGAGGTGGGACCATCCGGATTTCAAATTCAAGGCAGTCATTGGAGATGTTTTTAACATTAAg GGCATTGAGCTTAGGATGCTGAAGTCGGTGACTCTGGGGCAGAAAAAGTGTGAGACCAAGGAGTTGTTCTCGGCCAACCCCCAGCTGATGACCGTCAGCATCAACACCAACGGCTCCCTCAAACTCAGTGTCATCATCATATGGAA TCCTCTGGATGGGGTGGAGGAGACTATGCCATACTTCGATGTCCCCCTCCGACAGCCCAGCACCCCCAGGAGGCGACCAGTGTCAGTAATGGCTCTCAATGGAGAACTG AGCCAGAGTGATTTTCTGGGAGCAGAGAGAAGATACTCCAATCCCATCAGTATGACACAAACAAAAGACGATAATTTCATTCTGAGAGCCTCGGCTCCCCCCAGTGTACACCCTTCACCTCCTCACTATGGACACCATTTATCCAGCCAATCAAACGCCATGTACTTGCCCAGCGGTGCTTCCCCCCAGTTCAGGAACGCTCACTCTCCCCCAGTGACGTCAAGATTTGTGGATCCTCGTCAACAGATACCTCAGAGATATACTGTGTCACAACCAAACTTGAACTCAGGGGCAGGGACTTCCCCCACCCCTAGCAGAATTACACACTTTCTGTCCAGTGGTTCTAGCGATACTTATGGAAATATGCACTTTAATGTGGCCATGGGACATGGCATAACCTTGACTAAGGACGAGCCTGTGCACATTGAGGATGCATTGAACAGTTTAAGTGCTAGTCTTGAGGATTATCACGGACAGTACCGAGAACTAGAGAAGTTGGAGGATGTGGTGGTCGTGTTGGAGCAGGTTCTAAGA AAGGAATCTAGATGTAGCTCTCGGTCAGGCAGTATATGTGTGTCTGTTCGGGATGCCCTCGGTGCTTTTGATTTCTTGGATACCGAGGAGACAGAAGAAGGAGGGGAGACAAATCA AGAATCTACAATTTTCGACCATGTGATGTCAAGTCCTGAATCAACGGCTAAGACTGCTGATTCTGGCATTGAATCACTGGCTAAGCGGTTGTCAGAGGATGTCAATCTAGGATCCAGTGAGGGTTCAAGTCCTCTTCCCCCCAGCACTGGAAACGAACAGGTGGATCAGGCTCTGGTGTTCCACTTGGTGTACTGTGAACGGCTGCTGGag AGTTTAGGAAGTTTTGGACCATTAAAATGCAGAGAAATTTATGCACTAGACAGACTACAAAAACAAGCAGATATTATTGAACACCTTATAAAGATTTCACAGTCCTCAGAATTGGATCTCCATGCCA TAATGACAGAGCTGAGTGAGGACAAGAGTTTACGGGAGTTCTGGGTGAGATGTACAGACACCAATGTCCTCTACATACACCCAGAGAAACTTGTCACTGCCTTTGAACAAAAGTATGGAGCTCAGCTACAGAGTAAATACAGCAGGGATCCAAAGAaag ttttaagACACCTGGTGATGAGAATTCTAGATGTCCCAAGCTATGATCCCGAAAAGGTCAAGGCTACCTGCGTGGTCACACTTCACCAATTCCTGCAGTATTTCAAGGACGAGGGAGGCTTACAGAATGTAGATGCAGTAGCAGCTGAAT TGCAATTGATAGAAAGGCTGTGTTCCGGGAAATCTGAGAGTATAATCAAATGTGTGATGTCCCTGAAAGACATGctacccccctccccctgcCTCAAGGTGATGGGGGCTCTCCTGGTCAGTGGCAGCAATGATGTAGCCAAGACGATTG agTCCTTTTTAGAAACTCTCGCAAAAAAGAAAGAACTTCGGGATAAG GCTCTGCTAGTGTTTGTTGAGGGACTAGAAGACAAGACCCCTGAGATAAGGGCAGGTGCTTGTGAGGCACTGGGCAAGTTAGAG GCATTGGAGAGCATCGACAGACTGTCCTATCTTTGCCAGACTGATACCTCAACTGTTGTTAGGGTCAGGTCAAAGCAAGCCCTCTTCTCTTTCG GTGAAGTTGGTAGACAAGCATTTGAGGAGATTCAACTATCTACCCATGGTTTCCAAGGACTTCAGGTCAGGAAGTAG